The segment ACTAACCGGATCCAATAGACCCTGTATCTCAACCCCCTGCTGCTCTTTTTGCTTGGTTATTTTTTCAAACATTACGCGTTCGTGTGCCGCATGTTGGTCGATAATATAGAGCCCCTCCGGTCCTTCAGCAATAATATAACTGACAGCCAGTTGCCCTAAGACACGCAGAACCGGTAACGATGACAATACCGCCGTTTCGGCTTCTTCTTCTAAAACCACTTTTAAATCCATATGGCTTTGCTCGGGCGGAATAATTATTTGCGACCGACCGCGATAAGCAGCGCTTATTTCCCCGACCTTAGGAACCGGCGCGGTATTTACAAGCGCTTGGCGAATTGCCCTTTGAAGCGCTAAATAAACATCGCTTTCTTTTTTGAAACGGACTTCGGTTTTTGTCGGATGGACATTGGCATCCACATCGGAAAAAGGAACCTCGATATTAATTACGGCAATCGGGTGCTTCCCGGTCATTAGCAGCCCGTGATAGGCTTCTTCGACCGCCCAAGTAAGGTTACGGTTGGCAACCCAACGGCGATTAACAAAGAGGCTGATATATTTACGGGCGGAACGGTTTATCTTAGGTGAAGCGACCATCCCGCTGATTTTAATTTCTGTGTTATCGGCATTATAAGCCGGTGTGTTATCAATTGTTAGCATACTTGAGGCGACTTCAACACCGTAAACGGCGTTAATGCTATCGATTAGATTTCCGGTTCCCGGCGTTTTTAAACTCTCGCGGCCGTCAATAAAAAGTGTAAAGCGCACTTCGGGATAAGCCAGCGCATATTGACTGACAACATTGGCAATATAACTGTTTTCGGTTGTTTTGGATTTTATAAACTTCAACCTGGCAGGAACGTTACGAAAAAGATTTTTGATTGCGATTGTCGTCCCTTGCGAACGCGCCTGTTTTTGCCGTTTAATAACCTCCCCTCCTTCAAGCTCGACAAATGTCCCGGAATCTTCGTCTTTGTATTGGGATGTTATTTCCACGTTTGAAACAGATGCGATACTGGGCAGCGCTTCTCCGCGAAACCCAAGGCTGGCACTGCTAAAGAGATCTTCAAAACCGGAGATTTTACTGGTGGCATGTCTTTTAAAAGCAAGTTCGATTTCATCGGAAGGAATGCCGCTGCCGTTATCGGTAACACTGATTAAAGATAAGCCCCCCGCAACAACATCAACCGTTATCTGTGTCGCCCCGGCATCCAACGAGTTTTCCACCAGTTCTTTTACAACCGAAGAAGCCCGTTCGACCACCTCTCCGGCGGCGATTTTATTAATAACCTCGTTTTTTAATACCTTTATCGCCATTTTCCGCTCCCAAAAACCGTTAAATAAATGTCAATAACGGCTTAAAACCAGCGCGGTAGATTCAAAACCGCCACAATAAACTGTTTCAGTCTATTGTTATGTAAAGAATATTACTCTACTTTTTCTAACTTCGCAAAGCTTAAAAGCAACCTTTTAATTCCAATATCGGGAAAAGCCACCGCAACTTCACTGTCGTTATTGACCGCTTTGGCGCTAATAACGGTGCCCTGCCCGAATTGGGCGTGTTTTACCTTATCGCCGGCTTTTAAAGCGGGTAAATCCCCGCGAGGTGCGGGTATCGGTTCGGGAATAATCGGCCTTCTGTCCCATGAATAGGCTTCGTTTCTTCCCGGCCTTTCCTGAGAGGATTGAGATTGCCCAAACCCGTTACCGCCGTTTTTAACCAAACTCGGAGGGATATCCTTTAGAAAACGCGAGGGACTGTTTACGGTACTGGCACCCATTAAATTACGCCTGAAAGCCCGCACAAGATAGATTTTTCTTTTGGCGCGCGTAATACCGACATAGCATAAACGCCGTTCCTCTTCCATTTGCGCCGGGTCATCAAACGAACGAATATGAGGTAAAATCCCCTCTTCCATCCCGACAATAAAAACAACCGGATATTCCAAGCCTTTAGCCTGATGCAATGTAATTAATGTTACCGCATCAATAACATCATCCAAGCCGTCAACATCCGATACCAGCGTAACCCCCTCAAGGAAAACTGCCAGCGCCTCTTCAGGGTCGTAATCGGCGTATTGCTTGGCAACCGAACGCAATTCCAAAACGTTATCCCATCTGTCTTCTTCATCGGTTAAATTCTTGATATAGGCTTTATAGCCGGTCTTTTCGACAAGCTTATCAAAAAGTTCGTCCAATTTTAATTGGCGGCTTAAATCTTCCAACTCGGAAATCGTATTATAAAACTCTGTAAGCAAACGCGCACTGCGGGCGTTAAACGGGGTATCGCTGTAATCCTGAGATGTCGCCAGCATTTTTAGGGCCTGATACTGGGAAATATGCAGCGAAGAAGCCCACTCGGTAAGCAAAGCAACAGTACGCTCGCCGATACCGCGCTGCGGAACGTTAATCACCCTTAATAAGCTAACACTGTCACGCGGATTATAAATCAGCTTAAGGTAAGCGATTATATCTTTGATTTCACGCCTTTCGTAGAAACGTGTTCCCGCTACCAGCTTATAGGGCGTGCCGTAACGGATAAAGGCTTCTTCCAGAATACGTGATTGAACATTGGTGCGATACATTACGGCACAATCCGAGAGCTTGGCTTCTTTATTCCTAAGCAGTTTCTCCACCTCGCGAACAACAAAAAGCGCTTCCTCCTGTTGTGTAAAGGTTTCAACGACTTCAATTTTGCAGCCCGGTTCATTATCCGTCCAAAGTTCGGTTTTCTTGCGTTGGCTGTTTGCCGAAATTACGGATGTAGCCGTGGCGAGGATATTCTTGGTTGAACGATAGTTTTGTTGCAGCATCACCACTTGGGCATCCGGAAAATCTTTTTCGAAATCAAGAATATTCCGAACATCGGCGGAACGCCACGAATAAATTGATTGATCGGGATCACCGACAACGCATATGTTGCGATACCCGCCGGCAATGAGTTTAACCAATTGATATTGAACCTGGTTGGTATCCTGGAACTCATCTACCATTATATGCAAATAGCGGCTGCGGTATTTTTCTAAAATATCAGGGTGTTTTTTAAACAGTTGCACCGTTTTCATTAAAAGGTCGTCAAAATCGAGGGCATTGCTTTTTTCTAACATTTGTTGGTATTTTTCATAGACCCTGGCAACAACCTCTTCAAAGTAACTGCCGCTGCGTTGGCCGTAGGCATTGGGGGTTAACATTTTGCTTTTCGCATTGCTTATATGCGAAAGGACAGCAGAAGCCGAAAATTGCTTCGGATCAATATTTAATGCTTCAAAGCATTTTTTGATTAGTCTGGTTTGGTCATCGGTATCATAAATTACAAAACTTTTTTCAACACCGATTGCCGCCCCTTCCTGTCGCAATATACGCACACAAATTGAATGGAAAGTGCCGATTGTAAGGTCTTTTACCGATGCGCTAACGAGCGTATTAAGACGGTTAATCATCTCTTTGGCGGCTTTATTGGTAAAGGTAACCGCCATAATACGGTGCGGGCTTACCCCGCAAACGCGAATTAAATAGGCAATGCGATGCGTTATAACGCGTGTCTTGCCGCTTCCGGGGCCGGCAATAATAAGCACAGGCCCATTAATGGCTTCGACGGCTTTTTTTTGTTCGGGGTTTAATGCGGAAAGTATATCCATAAGTTCGTTTATTATAACATGTGAGGGCAGCTAAGGTCATTTTAAGAATAAACGAAATTGACAAGCAAATAAAAAGATTATATTATATGCTTATATGCGCATATATGATTATACCGATGGGAGGCGATAATGCAAGATTTTATTAAAGCAACCAAGGCTCTGTCGGATGAAACCCGTCTTAGGATTATGAATATACTTTCGGTTAGGGAGTGCTGTGTCTGCGAGGTTATGCAAGCCCTGCAAATATCACAAACCAGAGCTTCCCGTAATTTATCAATATTATATGAAGCGGGATTTTTGACCCAAAGAAAAGAAGGGCTTTGGACGTATTATGCCATTGATACCGGATCGCCGACCAAAGAAAGAACCCTTTTTCGAGATGATATAGTTCAGGCGATTTCTCATATCTTTCAAGATAACCAAATAGGTGCAGAAGATACTAGGCGGCTAAAAAAATCGCAAAAACTATCCGCTATCTCTAATTCTGATTCAAAGAACAAATAAATGAACACTTTTATTAACTTACTGCAGGCCGGATGGGGCGGATTATTAGAGTATCTTTCAGCGCATGTTATAACCTGTCTTATTCCCGCGCTTTTTATAGCCGGAGCAATTGCAACCTTTGTTTCACAATCTGCAGTACTCAAATACTTCGGGCCCAAAGCCAATAAACCGGCATCTTACGGGGTTGCCTCTGTTTCGGGGGCGATATTGGCCGTATGCTCATGTACCGTGTTGCCCTTATTTGCCGGCATTTTTAAAAGGGGGGCGGGGCTGGGTCCGGCGATTGCTTTTCTTTTCTCGGGGCCGGCAATCAACATACTTGCAATCGTATATTCCGCAAAACTGCTCGGCTGGGATATCGGTATCGCCCGAATTATAGCCGCCATTGTATTTTCGGTTGTAATCGGTTTAATTATGGAGCTTATATTTCAAAAGAAAAACCCGAACGGAAATGATAATCTTTTCCCGAAGCCGGAATCGGAACCGACAGGTAAAACTATATGGCAGCAGATTATTTTTATAGGCGTGTTGGTAGGTATTTTAATTTTTGCCGCTTCAAAGAATTGGATTGTAACGGGTATCTTTTTTGTCGGGCTTGCAATAATTTTACGGCAATGGTTTAAACGAGATGAAATAATACAATGGCTAAACGAAACCCTGCACTTTACCAAACTAATTATCCCTTGGCTGTTAATAGGTGTTTTTCTGGCAGGAATTCTTACCTACATAATCCCGCAAACGTTGGTTACCGCCTACGTAGGCGGTAATACAATTATCGGTAACTTTATCGCTTCGGTTTTCGGAGCGTTGATGTACTTCGCCACCTTAACCGAGGTTCCGATTGTTAAAGCATTTTTAGACCTTGGAATGGGCAAAGGACCGGCGCTCGCGTTACTGCTTGCTGGGCCGTCTTTATCACTGCCTTCGATAATAACCTTAAGCCGTATTATGGGATTAAAGAAAACATTAACTTATGTTCTTTTGGTAATAATAATGGCCACTCTAACAGGTTACCTCTTCGGGTTTATTGCAAAATAATAAAAGGAGAAAAGGATGCAAATTAAAATATTAGGTACGGGATGTCCAAAATGTCGCCAATTGGAAGAAAGAACCCGCAAGGTTCTCCAAGAGATGGAAATTGAATCCGAGATAGATTCTGTAAAAGATATCAAAAAGATTATGGATTATCCGATTTTAACCACCCCGGGTTTGGTTATTAATGAGGTTGTTGTTAGTTCAGGGAAAGTGCCAAGCGAAAAAGAAATTACAGGCTTTATCAACACCGCCTTAAAAAAATAACAAGCCCCCTACCGAGATAACAGATTCTTATGTTCGCTATAAACTCCAGGCTCAAAGTTTTTCTGATTATGAGATCGCATGAGTCGCAATTATAAGGCCGGCAAGATATAATTCAACAGTAATACAGGGATATAAAATGTTCTTACCGACAACAAGAGATGAATTAAACAGCTTAAAATGGGACCGGCCGGATATAATTCTGGTAACCGGAGACAGCTATATCGACAGCCCGTTTATTGGTGTTGCCGTAATCGGCAAGGTTTTAACGGCAGCCGGATACCGAGTTGCTATAATTGCCCAACCGGATTTAAATTCCGCAAAAGATATCGCCCGCATGGGAGAACCGCGCTTATTTTGGGGAGTTTCGGGTGGCTGTATCGATTCGATGGTTGCCAACCACACTTCCTTAAAAAAGAAGCGCAAAAGCGACGATTATACCCCCGGCGGAATCAATAACAGGCGCCCCAACCGCGCCGTAATTGTTTATACCAACCTTATCAAGCAGTATTTTAAAAGCAGCAAACCGATATTGCTTGGCGGTATCGAGGCCAGCTTGCGCCGAATAGCCCATTATGACTTTTGGTCGGACAGCGTACGTTCGTCTGTGTTATTTGATGCCAAAGCAGACTATTTACTTTACGGAATGGCCGAAAAATCGACCTTGGAATTTGCCGAAGCCTTAAAAAGCGGGAGGGACGTTTCAAATATCAGGGGTTTATGTTATATCGCCAATAAAAAAGAGGAAATCCCATCGGAATTTATTGAACTGCCTGCTTACGACGTTGTAAAAAGCGATAAAAAGGCATTTACGGAAATGTTTCAGACCTTTTATCAAAATAACGACCCTTTAAATGCTTCGGGAATGTTTCAAAAGCACGGAACGCGCTACCTTGTTCACAACCCGCCCGCTATGGCTCTGTCGCAAAAGGAACTGGACGATATCTACGCACTCGATTTTGAAAGGGCGCAACACCCCCACTACGAAAAACAAGGCAAAGTAAAAGCGCTCGAAACAATCGCCTTTTCAATTGCCACACACCGCGGTTGTTACGGGGAGTGTAATTTTTGTGCCATCGGCGTGCATGAAGGAAGAACTGTTCAATGGCGAAGCCAAAAATCAATCTTATCGGAAGCCGAAAAAATCGTTGCCCTACCGGATTTTAAAGGCTATATTATTGATGTCGGCGGCCCGACCGCCAATATGTACGGCTATGAATGCGCTAAAAAATTAAAAACGGGAAGTTGCAAAGATAAACGCTGCCTTTATCCCGAAATTTGCCCGGTACTAAAGGTGAATCACGACCCACAAATAAAACTGCTTCAAAAATTGCGGCTTATTAAGGGGGTTAAAAAGGTATTTGTAGCTTCGGGTGTCCGCTACGATTTACTTTTAAACGATAATAAGTACGGTGTAAGTTATCTTGAAGAACTTGTAAAACATCATATTTCAGGGCAAATGAAAATCGCCCCGGAACATACCGAGAACCGCGTTTTACAAATAATGGGAAAACCGCAAAAGAAACTGCTTTTACAATTTAAAGAATTGTTTGAAAAGATTAACCGGAAATTCAAAAAAGAACAGTTTTTAACGTACTATTTAATTGCCGCTCATCCGGGGTGCACGTTAGGCGATATGGAAAAGTTAAAACATTTTACCTCGCAGACGCTTAAAACAAACCCCGAACAGGTTCAGATATTCCTGCCGGCGCCCTCAACCTATTCTGCACTAATGTATTACACCGAAACCGATCCGTTTAGCACTAAAAAATTATTTGTTGAAAAAGACCCCCACCGCAAAGAAACACAAAAAGAAGCGGTTGTAAAAAAAGCCTATCAAAAAGCGCCCGCCGGAAGGGCAAAACTGCCCAAATAGCAGCCGTGATTTATAATTGACATGCTACCGCGCTTTCACGTAACATTATTGGAATGTTAGCCAAAGTCTACAGCTGCGCACTGGTAGGATTAGAGGGAACAATCGTCGAAGTTGAAGTCGATGTTTCTCCGGGGTTACCGCTTTTTGCTATCGTTGGACTGCCGGATGCCGCTGTCTCGGAAGCCAGAGAGCGCGTACGCTCGGCAGTTCGCAATTCAGGATTTATCTTCCCCTTAAAGCATCTTTGTGCCAATTTAGCCCCGGCTGACTTAAAAAAGGCCGGCCCCGCTTATGACTTGCCGATTGCTATCGGTATTATTTTAAGCACGGACCAACTCTTTTTTGATGTTTCAGACACCCTTTTTCTGGGAGAATTATCACTTGATGGGAGCCTGCGGCACACCAACGGAATATTATCCATGGTGGCACTGGCACATAAAAACGGATTTAAAAACATTGTTGTTCCGGAGGTTGATGCCAAAGAGGCGGCGCTGGTAGACGGTGCCAATATTATGCCGTTTGCTTCTTTATCCCAAATTGCAAACTACATGATGGGTAAAATCCCCGCCCCTAAATTGGATTGCAGCAAAACAACGGTAACCGAACAGGTAGCAAACAACGCTTCATTTATCGATTTTGCCCATATAAAAGGGCAAGAACACGTTAAAAGAGCCTTGGAAGTTGCTGCAGCCGGAGGACACAATATTGTAATGTTCGGTCCCCCCGGAAGCGGTAAAACGTTGTTGGCACGTTCTTTACCGGGGATATTGCCGCCGATGACAAACGAAGAGTCACTTGAAGTTACACGTATTTACAGCGCAAGCGGGCTGCTGCCGCAAGATACCCCTTTAATTTGTAACCGCCCGTTCCGCTCACCGCACCACACAATTTCCGATGCCGGTTTGGTGGGGGGTGGGCATATACCCAAACCGGGCGAAATCAGCCTCAGCCATAGGGGGGTTTTGTTTTTAGATGAACTGCCGGAATTCGGACAGGCAATTCTTGAGGTATTAAGGCAGCCTTTGGAAGATAAACTTGTTACCATTAGCCGTGCGCGCGGGAGTATGACATTCCCCGCTAACTTTATGTTGGTAGGAGCAATGAACCCCTGCCCTTGCGGTTACTACGGAGACCCGTATCACCCTTGTACCTGCAACCCGGGGTTGATATCGCGTTATCAAAAACGAATCAGCGGCCCGTTTCTGGATAGGATTGATATTTTTATCGAGGTCCCGCATATTGATTACGAAAAACTTTCAGATGATAGGTTGGGTGAAAAATCGCATAAAGTGCAAGAACGGGTTTCCGAAGCCAGGCTAATTCAACGCTGGCGTTTTGAGGGTTCGACACTGGCAGCCAACAGTGAGATGACCCCGTTAGAAGTGCGTGATTTCTGCAAAACAAGCGATGCGGCGCAAAGCCTTTTAAAAACCGCTATGAAGCAAATGAGCCTTTCGGCACGCGCTTTCCATCGCATACTAAAACTTGCCAGAACCATAGCGGATCTTGAAAAAAGTGATATAATAGAGGTTAATCATATTGCTGAGGCAATCCAATACAGGCCAAGGCGTAGTGTATAAAATAGGAAGTGCGCTTTAATGGCAAAAGAAAAAGAGGGATTTGTGCACTGGTTGCTTAGAAATCTAAGGAAAAACTTCCTTGCCGGTTTCTTGGTTGTTATTCCGCTTGTAGTCGTAATTTTTATAGTCACCTGGCTGTTTATTAAAATCGATGATGTTCTTCAACCGATAATAACCAATATTGTCACCCATTTCAATCCTGATTATCATGCAATTACGGGGCTTGGTTTTGTTGCCGCAATCCTTATAATTTACATAGTAGGGATTATTACCAGTAATTACATAGGGAAAAAAGTAGTTAATTTTTCCGAAAACCTGATTAACCGACTCCCTATTTTTAAGCAATTATACAACAGCGCCAAACAAGTCGTGGAAGGACTTTTAGGCGCCGGAATGAACAAAGCTGCTTTTAGAGAGGTTGTTTTTGTGGAATTCCCCAGAAAAGGAATGTTTGCCCCCGCCTTTGTAACCAATGAAATTAAGTCGGCATCGGGGGAAAAACTTTACGGGGTTTATATTCCAACGGCTCCGGTGCCCACATCGGGATATTTTGAAATTGTTGCTGAAAGTGAGATTATTCACACCGATTTAAAAATTGACGATTGCATTAAAATGGTGGTCTCCGGGGGGATGATTATTCCCGAATCGGTGCTTACCGGCAAAACTCCGATAAAGGCACCCGATCAAATTGCCAAAATGTTAGAGAATAGCTCAAAGCCAGAAGATAATCCCCATAGCGAGTAAAACCAGCCCGATTACAACCGCGGTGTAACCGCCTACTTTAAACCCCCAGGCTTGTATATTGTCGGGCCTGTGTTCGATATATCTGCGCACATCGGCCTTATTTGATAACTCATCACAATAATCTTTTTCTTCTTTTCTGCCGATACTAAAAATAACAATACCGATAAGCAGAAAAACAGCGCCGATGATTATCAAGGGACCATATTCACTAGTAAGCATCTTCGGATCCTCCCGTTAAACTCTGCCTGTGCTGGAATTATACAATCTTTAAGAAGGTGTTTCAAGATACAAAAAGACAAACGACCGCCGAATGACGTGCATCGCGGCGGTCGTTTCAAATGTAACTGTTATAAATTTATTCGAATGATATATTAGGTAAGTTCGACAGTTGCGCCAACTTCTTCAAGTTTAGCTTTAGCGGAAGCAGCCTCTTCCTTGCTGACAGCTTCTTTAACTGCCTTCGGTGCGCCTTCAACCAAATCTTTCGATTCTTTAAGACCCAACTGGGTAAGTTCACGAACAACTCTGATGACATTAATCTTATTGGCGCCGACATCTTTGAGGATTACGTTAAATTCGGTCTTTTCTTCTTCGGCTTTGGCACTACCGGTATCGGCAGAGACTGCAACGGCAGCCATCATCGGAGCGGCGGCGCTTACGCCAAATTCTTCTTCCAAGGCCTTGACCAGTTTTGATAATTCAAGAACGGTCATTTCTTTTACGATATCGATTACTTGCTGAGTTTTATCTTCCATTTAATTTTACCTTCCTTTTACCAGACTTTATATTTTAATATTTATTTTCCTTCTAATTTATCCGCTCTGGCCTGTAAAACAGTGACTAATCCTCTCATCGGAGCGGCACATACATTAACAAAACCGGATATCGGGCCCTGCATGGCACCAAGTACCTGAGCAAGCAAAATATCCTTCGGCGGTATTTTAGCCAACGATTTTACATCTTCATCGGTCAGTAATTGGTCTCCGATAAAACCGCCTTTGATTTTGAGTGAAGTTTCGTAAGCATCGACAAATTGAACCAAAATCTTTGCCGGTTCCACTTCATCGTTATAACCGAAAGCCATCGCCAGCGGTCCGGTAAGGCTTTCTTTTAAGAAACCTTTGTTTGAGTTATCCGCGGCAAATCTGGCCAGGGTATTTTTAACCACCATATAGTCAATCCCGGCATCGCCCAATTTACGTCTAAGTAGAGTAAGATCGGCGTTTTTCATTCCCAGATATTCGGTCATTATGCCGACTTTACATCTGGTCATTGCATCTTGAACCTCTTCTACTATTTGCTCTTTTTCTGCTCTTTTCACCCTTATCACCTCCTATTCGTCAAAATAAAAAAATCCTTGCACCCACGAGGCAAGGACTTAATAAAAACAGAAAGTTCTATCATGCCCTCAATCCTCGGCAGGTATATTTAAGCCTTACG is part of the Dehalococcoidales bacterium genome and harbors:
- the mutL gene encoding DNA mismatch repair endonuclease MutL; translation: MAIKVLKNEVINKIAAGEVVERASSVVKELVENSLDAGATQITVDVVAGGLSLISVTDNGSGIPSDEIELAFKRHATSKISGFEDLFSSASLGFRGEALPSIASVSNVEITSQYKDEDSGTFVELEGGEVIKRQKQARSQGTTIAIKNLFRNVPARLKFIKSKTTENSYIANVVSQYALAYPEVRFTLFIDGRESLKTPGTGNLIDSINAVYGVEVASSMLTIDNTPAYNADNTEIKISGMVASPKINRSARKYISLFVNRRWVANRNLTWAVEEAYHGLLMTGKHPIAVINIEVPFSDVDANVHPTKTEVRFKKESDVYLALQRAIRQALVNTAPVPKVGEISAAYRGRSQIIIPPEQSHMDLKVVLEEEAETAVLSSLPVLRVLGQLAVSYIIAEGPEGLYIIDQHAAHERVMFEKITKQKEQQGVEIQGLLDPVSIEILPTQDAIFSKNYTRLAEYGFDIEPFGNRTYLVRAVPAIMFGKDWQSALNELIDKISENKSADITEHIISTMACHSAVRFGQTLTMEEMKELIRLMEQATLPHACPHGRTSMIKITKKQLEKEFGRA
- a CDS encoding UvrD-helicase domain-containing protein is translated as MDILSALNPEQKKAVEAINGPVLIIAGPGSGKTRVITHRIAYLIRVCGVSPHRIMAVTFTNKAAKEMINRLNTLVSASVKDLTIGTFHSICVRILRQEGAAIGVEKSFVIYDTDDQTRLIKKCFEALNIDPKQFSASAVLSHISNAKSKMLTPNAYGQRSGSYFEEVVARVYEKYQQMLEKSNALDFDDLLMKTVQLFKKHPDILEKYRSRYLHIMVDEFQDTNQVQYQLVKLIAGGYRNICVVGDPDQSIYSWRSADVRNILDFEKDFPDAQVVMLQQNYRSTKNILATATSVISANSQRKKTELWTDNEPGCKIEVVETFTQQEEALFVVREVEKLLRNKEAKLSDCAVMYRTNVQSRILEEAFIRYGTPYKLVAGTRFYERREIKDIIAYLKLIYNPRDSVSLLRVINVPQRGIGERTVALLTEWASSLHISQYQALKMLATSQDYSDTPFNARSARLLTEFYNTISELEDLSRQLKLDELFDKLVEKTGYKAYIKNLTDEEDRWDNVLELRSVAKQYADYDPEEALAVFLEGVTLVSDVDGLDDVIDAVTLITLHQAKGLEYPVVFIVGMEEGILPHIRSFDDPAQMEEERRLCYVGITRAKRKIYLVRAFRRNLMGASTVNSPSRFLKDIPPSLVKNGGNGFGQSQSSQERPGRNEAYSWDRRPIIPEPIPAPRGDLPALKAGDKVKHAQFGQGTVISAKAVNNDSEVAVAFPDIGIKRLLLSFAKLEKVE
- a CDS encoding metalloregulator ArsR/SmtB family transcription factor; the protein is MQDFIKATKALSDETRLRIMNILSVRECCVCEVMQALQISQTRASRNLSILYEAGFLTQRKEGLWTYYAIDTGSPTKERTLFRDDIVQAISHIFQDNQIGAEDTRRLKKSQKLSAISNSDSKNK
- a CDS encoding permease, whose amino-acid sequence is MNTFINLLQAGWGGLLEYLSAHVITCLIPALFIAGAIATFVSQSAVLKYFGPKANKPASYGVASVSGAILAVCSCTVLPLFAGIFKRGAGLGPAIAFLFSGPAINILAIVYSAKLLGWDIGIARIIAAIVFSVVIGLIMELIFQKKNPNGNDNLFPKPESEPTGKTIWQQIIFIGVLVGILIFAASKNWIVTGIFFVGLAIILRQWFKRDEIIQWLNETLHFTKLIIPWLLIGVFLAGILTYIIPQTLVTAYVGGNTIIGNFIASVFGALMYFATLTEVPIVKAFLDLGMGKGPALALLLAGPSLSLPSIITLSRIMGLKKTLTYVLLVIIMATLTGYLFGFIAK
- a CDS encoding thioredoxin family protein, producing the protein MQIKILGTGCPKCRQLEERTRKVLQEMEIESEIDSVKDIKKIMDYPILTTPGLVINEVVVSSGKVPSEKEITGFINTALKK
- a CDS encoding YgiQ family radical SAM protein; the encoded protein is MFLPTTRDELNSLKWDRPDIILVTGDSYIDSPFIGVAVIGKVLTAAGYRVAIIAQPDLNSAKDIARMGEPRLFWGVSGGCIDSMVANHTSLKKKRKSDDYTPGGINNRRPNRAVIVYTNLIKQYFKSSKPILLGGIEASLRRIAHYDFWSDSVRSSVLFDAKADYLLYGMAEKSTLEFAEALKSGRDVSNIRGLCYIANKKEEIPSEFIELPAYDVVKSDKKAFTEMFQTFYQNNDPLNASGMFQKHGTRYLVHNPPAMALSQKELDDIYALDFERAQHPHYEKQGKVKALETIAFSIATHRGCYGECNFCAIGVHEGRTVQWRSQKSILSEAEKIVALPDFKGYIIDVGGPTANMYGYECAKKLKTGSCKDKRCLYPEICPVLKVNHDPQIKLLQKLRLIKGVKKVFVASGVRYDLLLNDNKYGVSYLEELVKHHISGQMKIAPEHTENRVLQIMGKPQKKLLLQFKELFEKINRKFKKEQFLTYYLIAAHPGCTLGDMEKLKHFTSQTLKTNPEQVQIFLPAPSTYSALMYYTETDPFSTKKLFVEKDPHRKETQKEAVVKKAYQKAPAGRAKLPK
- a CDS encoding YifB family Mg chelatase-like AAA ATPase; amino-acid sequence: MLAKVYSCALVGLEGTIVEVEVDVSPGLPLFAIVGLPDAAVSEARERVRSAVRNSGFIFPLKHLCANLAPADLKKAGPAYDLPIAIGIILSTDQLFFDVSDTLFLGELSLDGSLRHTNGILSMVALAHKNGFKNIVVPEVDAKEAALVDGANIMPFASLSQIANYMMGKIPAPKLDCSKTTVTEQVANNASFIDFAHIKGQEHVKRALEVAAAGGHNIVMFGPPGSGKTLLARSLPGILPPMTNEESLEVTRIYSASGLLPQDTPLICNRPFRSPHHTISDAGLVGGGHIPKPGEISLSHRGVLFLDELPEFGQAILEVLRQPLEDKLVTISRARGSMTFPANFMLVGAMNPCPCGYYGDPYHPCTCNPGLISRYQKRISGPFLDRIDIFIEVPHIDYEKLSDDRLGEKSHKVQERVSEARLIQRWRFEGSTLAANSEMTPLEVRDFCKTSDAAQSLLKTAMKQMSLSARAFHRILKLARTIADLEKSDIIEVNHIAEAIQYRPRRSV
- a CDS encoding DUF502 domain-containing protein translates to MAKEKEGFVHWLLRNLRKNFLAGFLVVIPLVVVIFIVTWLFIKIDDVLQPIITNIVTHFNPDYHAITGLGFVAAILIIYIVGIITSNYIGKKVVNFSENLINRLPIFKQLYNSAKQVVEGLLGAGMNKAAFREVVFVEFPRKGMFAPAFVTNEIKSASGEKLYGVYIPTAPVPTSGYFEIVAESEIIHTDLKIDDCIKMVVSGGMIIPESVLTGKTPIKAPDQIAKMLENSSKPEDNPHSE
- the rplL gene encoding 50S ribosomal protein L7/L12, with product MEDKTQQVIDIVKEMTVLELSKLVKALEEEFGVSAAAPMMAAVAVSADTGSAKAEEEKTEFNVILKDVGANKINVIRVVRELTQLGLKESKDLVEGAPKAVKEAVSKEEAASAKAKLEEVGATVELT
- the rplJ gene encoding 50S ribosomal protein L10; the encoded protein is MKRAEKEQIVEEVQDAMTRCKVGIMTEYLGMKNADLTLLRRKLGDAGIDYMVVKNTLARFAADNSNKGFLKESLTGPLAMAFGYNDEVEPAKILVQFVDAYETSLKIKGGFIGDQLLTDEDVKSLAKIPPKDILLAQVLGAMQGPISGFVNVCAAPMRGLVTVLQARADKLEGK